The DNA sequence GGCAAGGTACAATCCTTCGGCCATGGCCGGGCGCGCCGCTGGATGACGCCGCCGGTGGCGGGTTTCACGACCACCTTGTTACTCCCCGCGCCGCTTCCCAATGGCTAGAAAGTGACGACGACCACCATCGAGGGACAAGGACATGAAACATTCGGCAGCCGAAATCTTGAGGGAATACGGGCCCTTTCCCGGTGCTAATACAGTGGCCGGGGTAAGCTTTGACGGCAAGAATGTCTGGTTCGCCTCGGGCGACAGGCTGAACGCCTTCGATCCGGAGAGCGGGCAGGCCTTGCGCTCGATTGATGTCGCGGCACATGCCGGCACCGCCTATGACGGCCGGCATTTCTTCCAGCTTGCCAAGGACCGCATCCAGAAGATCGATCCCGACACGGGCGAGGTGCTTTCCACCATTCCAGCCCCCGGCAATGGCGGCGATTCCGGGCTGACCTGGGCCGAAGGCACGCTGTGGGTCGGCCAGCACCGGGAGCGCAAGATCCACCAGATCGACCCCGAGACCGGCGCGATCCTGCGCACCATCGAATCCAACCGGTTCGTCACCGGGGTGACCTGGGTCGACGGCGAATTGTGGCACGCCACCTGGGAGGGCGACGAAAGCGATCTGCGCCGCGTCGACCCGCGGACGGGCAAGGTTCTGGAGAAGCTCGACATGCCTGCCGACATGGGCATCTCGGGGCTGGAATCCGATGGCGCCGACCGACTGTTCTGCGGCAGCGGAAACGCCGGCGTGGTGAGGGCGGTGCGCCGGCCGAAATAAGGGTCCGCGAATTTTCCCCAATCGACTGGCCGTTGTGCGATGCCAAACCTAGATAGGCTGGACCATCCCCCACAAAAGGATTCTCCCATGCCCGAACAGATCACGTTGAACGACGGCACCGCCATTCCCCAGCTTGGCCTTGGCGTCTGGCAGGTCGATCACGACATCACGGCGCAGGTGGTGGGCTGGGCGATCCAGGCCGGTTACCGGCTGATCGACACCGCCGAGGGCTACCGGAACGAGGAAGGGGTCGGCGAGGCGATCCGCGCCGCCGGCGTGCCGGCGGCAGAGCTGTTCATCACCTCGAAGCTGCGCAACGGCGCGCACCAGCGCGATGCGGCGCTTCGGGCCTTCGACGACACGATGAAGAAGCTCGGCGTCGAGCAGCTCGACCTGTTCCTGATCCATTGGCCGGTGCCCAGCCAGGACAAATATGTCGAGGCGTGGAAGACGCTCGTCGAGCTGCAGCAGGCCGGCCGCATCAAGTCGATCGGCGTTTCGAATTTCAACAGGGATCATCTGGAGCGCATCATCGGCGAGACGGGCGTGACGCCCGTCGTCAA is a window from the Mesorhizobium australicum WSM2073 genome containing:
- a CDS encoding PQQ-binding-like beta-propeller repeat protein, with translation MKHSAAEILREYGPFPGANTVAGVSFDGKNVWFASGDRLNAFDPESGQALRSIDVAAHAGTAYDGRHFFQLAKDRIQKIDPDTGEVLSTIPAPGNGGDSGLTWAEGTLWVGQHRERKIHQIDPETGAILRTIESNRFVTGVTWVDGELWHATWEGDESDLRRVDPRTGKVLEKLDMPADMGISGLESDGADRLFCGSGNAGVVRAVRRPK
- a CDS encoding aldo/keto reductase: MPEQITLNDGTAIPQLGLGVWQVDHDITAQVVGWAIQAGYRLIDTAEGYRNEEGVGEAIRAAGVPAAELFITSKLRNGAHQRDAALRAFDDTMKKLGVEQLDLFLIHWPVPSQDKYVEAWKTLVELQQAGRIKSIGVSNFNRDHLERIIGETGVTPVVNQIELHPRFQQRDLREFHARHDIHTESWSPLGSGRLLSDPTISGIARKHGKSTAQTMIRWHLQQGLIVIPKSVRQDRIAANFDVFDFELDAQDLETIAGMDSADGRNGPNPVTAAFLF